CGGCGAATGTCACGATTGTAATCAAAGTACTCCACGCGCAAACCCGGAGTAACGGAGAACGCATCCGTTAGATTGAAACGGTTCTGTAGAAAAGCACTCAGCGCGTGTCCGGTTCTGATTTCATCATCGCGCAGCAAGCCTGACTGCGGGCTGTTGATGGTGCCGTTGACCCGCTGTTCAAAGGCGCGCTCGTACAGGTAGCGCATACCGGCGTCGAGCTCATTTCGGATTCCGCCCAGCTCATAATTCACGGAAATACGCGGCTCAATGCCCAGTACTTCGAACTGACGGTTGCGGTTTCCGGTGCTGTTCCGGAAAAACAGGGCGCCCCCTTCAACCGATGGATCACCAACGATTCGGGCATAATCCCGGTCAGGATTGAAAACGGTGTCGAAATCCTGACGGCTCCAGTTTCTGGTTGTCGTGTAGCCGTAGGCGGTAGTACGGAACGTCACGTTTTCATTAAGGAAGAAGTCATGGCTCACACTTGCTGAATAACGCCGGATATCGAGAAGGTCATCCGGGGCAAGGTGGGTGAAGTCAAAGTTTCCGCTGTCGAACATCGCTTGCGAGAGACCTACATACGTAGAGTTGGAGGTTTCGTCGTATAAACCGAGTTTTATACCTACAACAGATCTGTCACTTAAAACAAGTTTTAGCTTGGTACTCAGGTCATGGATTCCAAAATCGAGCAGACCGACTTCATCACCTTGCCGGCGAAGATAGGTAACCTGCACCCCGGTATTGCCGACGGTGTTGCCGTAGGAGAGTCTGCTGGTTAAGAAACCGCCCTCACCGCCACGCAGATGAATGGAAGCTGTCGGCACCGGCGGTGGATCAGCGGTAATAAAATTGATAACCCCGCCGAAGGTCTGCGGCCCAAACAGGATAGATCCGCTGCCCTTCACCACTTCAACACCACTCATGCGGTCCATGGAAGGGGTGTAGTACATTTCCGGCTCTCCATAGGGCGCGAGGGCAACCGGGATGCCATCTTCGAGCACCAGGACAGAGCGGCTCACACTTGGGTCGAGACCCCGAACGCCGATATTGGCTCTCAGCCCCAGGCCGTCCTGCTCAACCGCATGGATTCCCGGAATTCTGCGAAGAACTTCCTGTCCGCTAAGAGGAGCTATTTCGGCAATCTGACGCTCCGTAATCACAGCTGCGGAACCCGGTACACGTGCCAGACGCTCAGGCTGCTGACCTATCAGCGTTATACCCGGCATATCAAATTGCCGGGAAAGCACAAAATTGACGATTGTTTCTTCACCGCTGCGAACGGTTACGGTGCGCTCCTCGGGTTTGTAGCCAACGTAGCTTGCTACAAGTGTGACCTGACCGGCAGGCACGTTTTCAAGCAAATAGCGCCCCTCGATGGTTGTGGCAGTGCCAACGGTTGTACCGCTTATCACGATGTTTACACCGATGAGGGTTTCGCCTGAACCTGAGGTTACCGTTCCGCTTACAGAGCCGGTTTGCTGGGCAAATAAGGTGACAGGCGTGATAAACAGTGCAATTAAAATAAACTGAAGTAAACTGGTGTACCGATTAATCATGGTATCATACAATGTAAATTACAATTGAGGTGAGAAGTCATTAAGGATATTCAGGGGTCTTGTACCTGATTGATTATGGTTCAAGTCAGTCGTCCAAAACCAGCCCTTAAATAGACTGAATAAAAATAGGGCGAGGTCAAACTACCATGCAAATTTATTTTTAAGTAGTCTAAATAAGACATAAGGATATTAAGCAATTGAATATCATACTCTTAGGCGATGCTCAATTGTCTAATCTAATTTTTATATTTGAATTCACACTTTGAATTAAGGAATTTATTTCATGCAACTAAGGTGCAATACACTAATAGCAGGTGCAGGTATCAGCGGACTCACAGCTGCCTTTTACATCACCCAAAAAGATCCCGAAACTTTTGTACTCTTCGACGGGAATAAGCCGGGCGGCGCGATTTCTACCCTGCATCGCGACGGCTGGACGCTCGAAACCGGACCCAACACCATCGTTCTCACCAACACCTACCTGAATAAGCTCATTGCCGACCTGAACCTTGAACCCGAACTACTCACCGCTGACCGCGTTGCCGGGAACCGTTTTATCGTACGGAATAAAACCCTGATTCCGCTACCCGGCGGACCCGGAGCTTTCTTGAAAACGCCGCTCTTCAGCACCAAAGCCAAGCTCCGGCTTTTTGCCGAGCCCTTCATCAAAAGGGGCACCAATCCCGATGAGTCGCTTGCCAATTTCGTGCGCCGCCGTCTCGGGGAAGAGTTTCTAACCTATGCCATCAACCCGTTCGTGGCCGGCGTGTATGCGGGCAATCCGGAGAATTTATCCGCACGCCTTGCTTTTCCGATGCTCACCGTGCTCGAACAAAAGTACGGCTCCCTGATCAAAGGACAATTCCGAATCAAGCCGGAGGATCGCAAACCCGGCGACCTGCCCCGTGCAAAAGCGCCAATGGTAACTTTCAAACAGGGAAATCAGACCCTCACCGACCGCATGGCCGCGGCACTCGGGGACAGACTCAAGCCGCAATCACGCATCACGCGCATCACCAAACACGTGGGCACCGATGCCCGATTTGAAATTGAAACGCAATCCGGAAACCTGTACCGGTGTCAGCAGCTTTTGCTCACCCTGCCGCTTCATGCCCTGCGCAACGTAAGCTGGGAAGGTTTCGGAAATGAAAACCCGGCAAAGCTGTTACCGGAAGTCACACATCCCCCGCTGAATGTCGTGCACCTCGGATTTCGCCGCGAAGCTGTCCGGCACCCGCTCGATGGCTTCGGCATGCTCATCCCTGAAGCTGAAAACATGCAGATTCTGGGGTGTCTGTTCAACAGCAGCCTCTTCCCGGACCGCACCCCCGACGACAAGCAATTCGTGCTTTTGACCTGTTTTATCGGCGGCAGCCGGAATCCCGACTTTGCCATGGAAAGCGAAGCCGATGTGTACCGGCGCGTTCTCGAAGACATCAGTCAGTTACTCGGCACACGGGGCGAACCCGCACTCAAACATCTCACACGCTGGCCCAAAGCCATTCCGCAATACAGCACAAGCTATCAGCAGGTTTACGAAGCGCTCGAACGTATGGAGCAAAAACATAGCGGACTCCACTTTCTCGGCAACTTCAGAAACGGCATAGCGGTGCCGGACTGCGTGCGCAACGCCATGCGGTTTGCCGAAAATTTTACCCCGGCAACAACAACCTGATAAATGCTTGGCAGCTCGGCTACCGGCTACCGAAGCATAACGATCTTTCATTTTTTTGGGGAAAACTCCGTGAACATCAGGAGCTTGGGCGACAGATTGAGAACCCCCAAACCTGCGCGAGACGCCTTGCTTTTTGGACTCCGTGCCAGCAAACTATCGCCGTGCTAAACCCCACTGATTGCAGGCAGAAAAAAAGCCGGAACTGTGGGGCAGCACCGGCTTCTTTTGCTGAATTCGTTTATGGTATCAGGCATTCATCACCACAGAACCCGCAAGCGCTGGGTTCGAAGTAAAGGTGAGCTCCGTTATCTCCGGACGCACAAGGCGAATTGGTGCACCCACAAGACCTACTCCGACATTCACATAAAGGTGCCGGTCTTCTTTGGTATAATGACCGCGGGAATAGGGATGAAACCAATCAATCGGATAAAGCTCGAGTCCCGCTATATTGAAGCCGATTTGCCCGCCGTGTGTATGCCCGGCAAGCGTCAGGCTGATGTCTTTGGCACGGGCGTCATCAAACATATGCGGCCGGTGTGACAGCAAAATCCTGAAACTCTCCGGGTCACTCCCTCTGACGGCTTTTTCGATATCGGCAAAATCACGCCCGACTTCACCGGCATCATCAATGCCAATCATGGTTAATTTCTCTCCGTTGATACGCAGTTCGCGATGTGCATTCTGAAGCATGCTGACAGGTTTATCCGCAAGCGCATCCATCAAGGCATCCGCGGAAGCATAGTGATCATGATTCCCAGGACACCCAAAAACCCCGTAATCTGTCTTCAGCATAGATATGGTATCCCGGATGTTCGGAATTTCGGTAATGTGCGTATCTACAAGATCACCGGTAATGGCAACAAGGTTTGGGTTCAGGCTGTTGATGATTTCATAGATCTCCTGTATCTGTCGTTTGTTCATGAAGATACCTGAGTGAATATCGCTGATATGGACCAGCCTGAGTCCTTCGAGTCCGGTAGGCAGATTCGGAAAATACAGGGTATTCTTGCTGATCACATAGTTCCGGTGCGTTGCCGCGGAGAGACCGGTAGTAAGCAGCAGGGGTGCACCAAAAGCTGCGGCTCCGGCTGTACGGATGAATGACCGCCGGCTTATGCCTGTGGGCTCCGGTGAAGTTACGTTTTCGGATACCGGCACCGGAACCGGTTCAGGCTGCAGCTCCGGTGACTGACCGGCTGCCATTTGAGCTTGTTCAGAACTATTGCCGGGTTTGGTTTTTCCGAAAGCAAATTTGAAGTAATTCATCACATGCTGTATGCCGCGCCCGGCATAAATTAGTGTGCTAAAGACAAACAGCAGGAAGATGATGGCGAAATAAAGTCCGCCGGGATAGACCATAAATTTCTGCAGAAAAGCCGAATCATGCAGATAGGTGTATGCAATAACAAAGCGCGGCCAAAAGAGCAGATTCCCGACAAACAGCACGCCATAACCAATGCGGAGACAGGTTTTCTGTGCCCTTTCGGTTTCAAAACTGTAGGTAAACCAACGCTTGTAAAGCTGAAAAACCACGTACTGCATTCCGCCAAACACGACGAGCATCATGGTATAAAAAACAAAGAAGATGACAAAGTTATCCATCACAGATTAAACCAGAACAGTAAATGACAATCAAAAAGCGAGAATCAAAAAGGGAAACTTAGAATAGCAGACAATACGGATTATTGCGGCCCGGTATCATTAAGCGTACGTGAAATAAAAAACCGGTCTAAAATGAACACAATCATAGATTATGGCATTCCGGGCGGGTTTACAGCAACAGCTAACAGATAAACAATAAAGCAGAATTAAACTACCTGAAAACAAGGGGCGCTACTTCTTATCGTAAATATCTCTTCTATGCCCAATCCGAACAACCAAAATGAGCACTTTATCATCCTGAATTTGGCAGATAATCCGATAATCATTGACCCGGTAGCGCCATAACCCTTTCATCCGCCCTTTAAGAGAACTCCCCATTCTTTGTGGATCGTTGTCAGTTGACAAATTATCACGCATCCATTTCAGAATTCTATCCTGTGTTGCAACGTCTAATTTCCGGAGCTCTTTTCGAGCGCGGTTATCAAACTCAACCCTCCAGGTCATCTCTCCGCTCTAATTGTTCCAAACTCCAGTTTTTGCTTTCGGGTTGCTCAAGGCGACGTTCAGCTACATACAAATCTTCCAGATCATCCAATTTTTCTTCCAGCGCCTGACGGACAAAAGATGATTTGGTACGACCGGTCTGTTTGGCAAGTTTATGAAGCCGCTTTTTTAAAACTGAGTCCAGTCTGATTGTGATTGACATAAAAAAACGTGTTAATATCCTTATAAAGCTGTAGAGTTAAGATATGTTTTTCCTTCGACCGCATGAATTTAAAAAAGCCCGATTTGATGATTTTGTGGACTCAGCTTTGCGGTGAAAATGAGCCGCTTCTTGATAGGTTTTTTTGCCACAGCGTCACTTTCTGACAGTGGAGGTACTAAAGGGCAGAGCTGTAGCTTAAATAAATGACCCGGCTGAACTACTAACCCATAGATTTAAGCGTACATGAAATAAAAAAACCCCGCACAAAATGAACACAATCATAGATTATGGCATTCCGGGCGGGTATGAGAACGGACGGGCTGATTTCTCTTTTCAGCCTGCATACGTCTGGCTTTCGTGACTTACAAAGCGTTGCTGATCTTATCGGTGTAATCCAACTGTTCCCAGGGGAATTCAGCGCGGCCAAAGTGACCGTAAGCCGCAGTGGGCCGGAAAATCGGGCGGTTCAGACCAAAGCGTGTGATGATCCCGGATGGGGTGCAGTCGAATACGCGGCTTACAGCATCAGCAAGCTCAACATCGCTTACCTTGCCTGTACCGTAGGTATTTACAGATATGGAAACCGGATCAACAACCCCGATAGCGTAGGCGAGCTGAACAAGGCAGTTTTCAGCAAGCTCTGCCGCAACAATGTTCTTGGCAATATGACGTGCCGCATAGGCCGCCGACCGGTCCACCTTGGTGGAATCTTTCCCGGAGAAAGCACCGCCACCATGCGCCCCGTGCCCGCCGTAGGTATCCACAATAATTTTGCGGCCGGTCAGGCCGGAATCGCCGTGCGGTCCGCCAATTACAAATTTCCCGGTAGGGTTGATGAACATTTTGGTATCAGCATCGAGCAGATTCCCGGGGATTACTTTTTCAATAAGATTGGCCTTTACTTCGCGGCGAATTTCTTCCTGCGAAATGCCATCATCGTGCTGTGTGGATAACACGATAGCATCGATACGAAGCGGGTTTCCGTTTTCATCGTTTTCGATGGTCACCTGACTCTTGCTGTCCGGTGCCAGCCAGGTCATGATTTTGCCGGCTTTACGAATGGCAGATAATTCCCGCACAAGGTCATGCGCCAGCTGAATGCTCAGCGGCATATAGGTTTCGGTTTCTTTGCAGGCATATCCAAACATCATCCCCTGATCGCCTGCACCAATATCTTTCTTGTCGTTTTTATCCACACCCATTGCGATGTCATCGCTTTGCTGATGTATAGCCGAAATAACCCCGCATGAGTCTGCATCGAACCGGTAACTGCTTTTGGTGTAGCCAATTTCACGAATGGTTTCGCGTACGATTTCCTGCACGTCCACATAGCTGTTGGTTCGTACTTCACCGGCAACTACGGCAAGGCCGGTGGTAACAAGGGTTTCGACTGCGACTCTTGAATCCGGGTCCTTATCCAGCATGGCATCGAGAATGGCATCTGAAATCTGATCTGCAACTTTATCCGGGTGCCCTTCTGAAACAGACTCGGAGGTAAATAGTTTTTTCATGTAAATATGGGAAATAAGTGTAGGATGTTTTCAGAGTAAATAAGGCGCTAAAAATAAGGATTTTAAATTACTCTTGCGGAAACCCTTTAGCAGACCACGGAATTTCGTATTATCAAATTCACTCACCTTAGTCAGACAGAGCACTACCTGACTTTTTGCACCTTCTTCCGCACTTATATGAGCTTTGAACTTGTCCTTGCCAGCGTTTTGATAATCGCTGCCGCATCGCTGTTTTTTCTTTTAATCAGGAAAATTCGCGTACTAACCATTCCGCGCGCTTTTGGCTGCTATCGCGCACTTCGGTGCGAAACAACCCGTGTGAGCCGAAATAAGGCCATGCGGTACCTTGATTACGTGCTGCCAACCAAACGATACTATTGCAAAACCTGCAATCAGTCGTTTACCCGCATTGTTCCCTGAAAAGTACACTATCATCTATTACCGGAACATTTCCGTTTCTGTACTGTACCCCGGCTGCAAGGTACATTGAAAAGGTATGCTTATCAGTTGACTAAAAAACCGCGCATAAAAAAGGCCGTCACTCGCAGATTGAGGACGGCCTTTTTGTGTCAGTATAATTTGACTGAACAGCTTACTTCACAACGGTAAGCTTACGGGTCTGCACCTGATTGCCGGCCTGCAGGCGGTACAGATACACACCACTTGAAAGGTTAGAGGCATCAAAAACAGCTGTATGTGCACCTGCGGACAGGGTCTCATTTACAAGTACAGCAACCCGCTGACCTAACATGTCAAACACTTCAAGCTGCGCATGACCGCTTTGGGGCAGTGCGAAGCTGATGTTTGTTGTCGGGTTGAAAGGGTTGGGGTAATTCTGCATGAGCTGCAGATCACGGGGGACATCAGCGTAGCGCTCTGTGCTTGTTGCAGAGCCATTATCAAACTCGAAGTCATCGAGGAACCAGGTAAAATTATCACCGGCATCGCCAGCACCACCATCGAGATCCATGATAACAACAACACGATCCCAAGGCGCAGTGCGGTCTACACCACTTACATCCCATTCCAATTCTACCCACTGATTGGCCGCTGTGATTGGGGTAAACATATCGGGAGTACCAACATCAGGGAATTGCTTGAGCTCAAACTTGAGCATTGCGTTGATGTCAGCACGTGGCGACCACACTTTCATTCTGAAAACGGCGTCATCAGTGATTTCCATGATTTCATCTGTGTGATAGAAGAACCCTGCCCATGGCTGACCACCTTCGCCAGCACCACCTTTCTTGTATTGTACCACAAACTCTGTGGTGTTAAGTCCGGTTCTGTCCGGATTCTCAATACGCTCGAGGCCTGCCCCTTCAAACGGAAACATGGTAAAGCCTTCCCAGTCTACAACATCCGTATCAACGTTAAATACGAGCGGCAACTCCTGTAACATTCCGGGCTCATCTGGCGGAAGTATTCCCTGAGCGTTAGCCGAAGCAAAAGAAACAGAAGCCATCAACAAGACAGCTACCGCAAGTTTTTGTAAAAAAGTAAATGTTAAACGCATATTCTAATTACCTAATGGGTTTATTGAAAAATATTTTATGCCAAATGTGCTTTTTGTAAGGCAACTTTTTTGCCTATTTGCACGCAAATAATTTCCACAAAAAGACCTTAAAAGGCAACAAGCAGAACACAAATTTTTAGCGTGCATGCGTGCGGTATCTCTTCCATTAAGTCGTGATATACCACCTGCGCAGATGACCTTTTATCAGCACATCATTTCAAAAAAAATTCAGTCATCTTTATTCCCCAAACAAAAAAGCCCTTTCAAAAATGGCTTCCATGACTTCACAACGCAATCTTAAGGCGGGCAATAAGGTTTTTCAGCCACGCACTCCGGAACAGAAAAAAACAGGTGCACCTTTCCGGAAAAAAAATTATTTTTGCACTAATTGTGAAATTATTTCCCACTTTTTTTGAGCAAAAAGAGTGGATTTAATAATCTAATTCGACTATCTTAATTTCATGCATTGCTTTTAAGCATGGGCATATTCCGCGCGCTAAGTCTGTAAAATGTGCCTTTTTTTGATATTTAATTTACAGAACTGGTTCTTCACCTGTCTTTATACGCGGGAAAAAGACTCAGATCGGCTGCAAATATCCCGCAAAAGCTAACGGAAACTTTTTTCCGGATGATTTTCTCAAAAATATGCAAATGGTTTGTTGAGGCGGGTAAACCCCTTGCATGAGAACCAACGCTTACCCATTTCCCGGCTCGAAACTTGAACTCTATGTAAATAAAGTAACGATACCTTTATGGCCAACTTTAAGTTATTCACACTATTAATGCTCTGTTTACTGTGCATACCCGCAATGCTTGTGGGACAAACAGTAACCGGAACCGTTGTCGACGCGGAGAATAATGAACCACTCATCGGGGTGAACATCATTCTTCAGGGTACCGCAACAGGTACAACTACAGATTTCGACGGAAATTTCTCACTCAGTGTCCCCGATCTTGAGGGTACACTTGTTTTCCGCTACATCGGCTATGTAACGCAGGAAATCCCGCTTGAAGGCCGCACCGAACTCACCGTTCGCATGCGCGAAGATACCTTCATGGGCAGCGAGCTTGTGGTCGTTGCCTACGGCATTCAGCAAAGAAGCCTGGTAACTGGTGCCATCTCACGCATTGAATCGGCGCAAATTCAGCAGGCGGCTCCGCTTCGCGTGGAACAGGCGCTGCAGGGCCGCACAGCCGGTGTTCTGGTCATGCAAAACTCAGGTCAGCCCGGCTCCGGTGCTACGGTTCGTATCCGCGGTATTGGTACAACCGGTGATGCCGAACCCCTATATGTGGTAGACGGTATGCCCGTATCAGGCATTGACTTCCTGAACCCCGCCGATATTGCTTCAATCGAAGTTCTCAAGGACGCCTCTGCAACCGCTATTTACGGTGCAAGAGGTGCAAACGGCGTGGTTATGGTAACCACTAATTCCGGCCGCCCGGGTGACATACAGGTATCCTACAACGCATACGTCGGTTTCCAAAACCCCTGGAGAGAAACAGACTTGCTTAATGCGCCGGATTACATGATGATCATGAATGAGAGCTATGCCAACGACGGGCGCAACATCCCCTTCCCGGATATTGATGAGCGTATTGAAGCCATCGGCAACGGCACCAACTGGCAGGAAGAAGTCTTTTACTACAACGCTCCGCTTACCAATCACAGCCTTGCGTTTTCGGGAGGCAGTGAAACTTCAACCTATGTAACGTCCTTTTCCTACCGTCAGCAGGAAGGTATCGTGGCCCGCGGCGCTTCCAACTACGAGCGCTTCACCGCACGTATCAACTCTGACCATACGGCTGGACGTCTTAATTACGGTACCCGCGTAAACTATACCCGCAGAACAAACCGCGGTATCGACCCCAACGAAGAATTCGGCGGCGTGATGGCACGGGTTGCCAATATTGACCCCGTAACCCCTGTTCGCAACGAAGACGGCTCGTTTGCGCAGTCTCCTTTTGCCTCTCAGGAAGTTGTAAACCCCGTTGCAGCTATCGATATCATCAACTCGCGCCAACAGGAAGACCGCCTGGTAGGGGGAGCTTTTGGCCGCTTCAGACTGATGGATAACCTGCACATCCGCTCATCTTTTGATGTGGATCTTGGCTTTATCAACAACCGCGCTTTTACACCCGAGTACGACCTGGGCGGAAACGTATCCAACGCAACAACCATCGCCTTTCAGGAGCAAGTGCGCCTTGTAACCTGGCAGACAAGCCATGTTGTTCAGTATGATAACAGCATAAACCTTCATGACTTCAGCCTCCTTGGTGGTTTTGAGCTGCGCGACAGCCGCAGCGAGTTCCTCGGCGGTACCCGCTCTGATCTCAGCATGCCTTCCTTCCGCCATGCATGGCTCTCAACCGGAACCGATCCGGACAGCCAAACCAACTACGGCGGCCTCGGGCTGGAGTCCATTGCTTCCTATTTCACCCGCGTAAACTACAACTATGACGGACGCTACATCCTCGAAGGGGTGTTCAGAATGGACGGCTCTTCCAAGTTTGGTCCCGATAACCGCTGGGCCGCATTCCCGGCCTTCTCGCTGGGCTGGGTGATCTCCCGTGAAAGCTTCATGTCAGACTTCCAAAACCTGAGCGAACTGCGCCTGCGCGGCGGCTGGGGGCAAAACGGAAGCGACAACATCGGGCAGTTTGGCTTCACCCCCCTCATTACCACACACACCGGCTACGCTTTCGGAATCGACCCCGTTCAGGTCACCGGCGCCTACCCGGGCCGTATTGCCAACACCAACCTGAAGTGGGAAACCTCCGAGCAGGTCAGCGTCGGGCTTGAAGCTTCATTCTATGACTTCAAATACTTCATCAACCTCGACTACTATCAGAAGCAAACCAAAGGCCTGTTGCTTTCGGCTCCCATCCCGGCCTTTATCGGTAACGCCGCGCCCATCGTGAACGGCGGAACCGTGAAAAACACCGGTTTCGAACTCGAAGCGGGTGTACGCGATATCGTAGGCAACCTGAACTACGACCTCACCCTAACGGGAAGCTACAATGTGAACGAGATCACGGCCATCAACAACGAAGAAGGCCGCCTGTTCGGGGCGAATGTTTCGACCTCTATGAACAGCGTTGCCATGGCGCAGGTTGGCTTCCCCATCGCATTCTTCTGGGGCTTTCAGACCGCCGGTATCTTCCAGACCATGGAAGAAATTCAGAACTACGTGAATGCCGAAGGCGAAATGATTCAGCCCAACGCACAGCCCGGTGACCTGATTTTTGTGGATACCAACGGCGACGGACAAATCACGGATGAAGACCGTGTCAAAATCGGAAACCCGTATCCAGATTTCACCCTCGGTTTCAACATCAACCTGGGCTGGAAAAACTGGGACCTCAATATGTTCCTGTACGGTGCCTTTGGCCAGGATATTTACACCGGTGGCACCCGTCGCCATGACCTGAACATGCCCAACTGGAAAGGTTCCGTACTCGACCGCTGGACGCCTGAGAACACCAACACTTCTCACCCGCGCGTCACCATCAACGATCCGAACGGCAATTACGCCCGCCCGTCTGATTTCTTCATCGAAGACGGCTCCTTCGTTCGCCTGCGCAATGCTGCCATCGGGTACACCCTGCCCGTTGAACTGGTGAACCGCATTGGTGCACGCCGCATGCGTCTGTATGCCTCAGCCCAAAACCTGTTTACCATCACCGGCTACTCAGGTCACGACCCGGAAATCGGTTCCCGCGGCGCACTCGATGTAGGTATCGACCGCAACATCTACCCGCAGGCCCGCACCTACATGTTTGGCGTAAACCTTGATTTTTAAACTGATTCATCATGAAAAAATTAATAACCCTCTTTCTCTTTGTTTCACTGCCGCTACTGGCAACCGGCTGTATGGACGGCTTCCTGAGCCACACCCCGCCCGTAGATCGTGTTCAGGATAACTTCTATCAGACCGAGTCTGACGCCGAACAGGCCCTGTTTGCCATTTATGAAACCCTGACCTTCTCCCACGGCCGGGCCAACGATGGCTTTCATCCCTTCGACCTCGTTTCCAACATCCTGTCTGATGACGCCCACGCCGGGGGTTCCGGTACCGGTGATCAGCCCGAATTACTGGAACTGAATGCGCATAATATTTCCGTAAACAACGGCAAGGCCCTCGGCCTCTGGTCTGACCGTTTCACCGGCATTTACCGCGCAAACCTCCTCATTGAAAACATCAATGGGATTGATTTCAGAAATGAAGAAACACGTGCCTATTTCGAAGCTGAAGCCCGTTTTCTGCGTGCGCTGCACTACTTCGATCTGGTCCGCTTCTTCGGCTACGTTCCGCTCTTCACCGAGCCCCTCGTAGCAACCGACATCCGGGTGCAGCAGGCAGATCCGGGCGAAGTCTATGAATTCATCGCAAGTGAACTTGCTGAGCTCATCCCCAACCTGCGCTCCACTATTCCCAACAATGAGCTCGGGCGCGCCTCAACCTGGGCCGGCAAAGCCCTGTTAGGCCGCGTATTCCTGTACCATCGCGACTACGCGGTACCCGTACTGGGCGCAGCTCCGCTTTCGGTTACAGAAGCCGAAGTCCTCGCACATCTCGAAGATGTGATCAACAACAGCGGCCATACCTTGCTCAACAACTTTGCCTCACTTTGGGGTAAAGCGGGCAACAACAACAATGAAGCTCTGTTCTCGGTACAGCACACCACCAACACCTTTGGTGACTGGGGCTTCCTGAACGGCTCCATCGGCAACTGGGCCTCAACCATGAGCGGCCTTCGCGGCGTGGGCTTCCACCCCATTTACGCACAGGGATGGTCCTTTCAGCCGGCAACTTCCGATCTGAGCAACGCTTTCGACCGCGATAACGACAGCCGCTACTTCGTAAGCATTCTCGATCCGGTAGCTGAAAACGTCAATCACGCCGCGGACGAAATGTTTCAGTGGCAGGGTTATGCCTTCAAAAAGTTCTACCCGCGCCGTCCCGACACCCCGTCCTTCAACGTGGAATTCAACTGGCCCTACAACCGTCCGCTTTTCCGCTTCTCTGATGTACTTCTGATGGCCGCGGAGCTTGGCTCGCCCAACGCGCAACAGTACTTCGATCAGGTACGGCAGCGTGCATACGGCGCCAACTTCGTATCCATCCCCGCAACCCGCGAAAACATCATGAACGAGCGCCGCCTCGAGTTTGCCGGCGAAGGTCACCGCTACTGGGATCTCCTCCGCATGGGCCTCGACGTAGCCGCCGAGCGTATCAACGCACAGGCACAGGCCCCTGAAATTTCCATCAATTTCAGAACCGAGCGCCTCGGCTTACTCCCGATTCCGCAGTCAGAAATCAACCTTTCTGACAACACCTTGCAGC
This genomic stretch from Cyclonatronum proteinivorum harbors:
- the metK gene encoding methionine adenosyltransferase → MKKLFTSESVSEGHPDKVADQISDAILDAMLDKDPDSRVAVETLVTTGLAVVAGEVRTNSYVDVQEIVRETIREIGYTKSSYRFDADSCGVISAIHQQSDDIAMGVDKNDKKDIGAGDQGMMFGYACKETETYMPLSIQLAHDLVRELSAIRKAGKIMTWLAPDSKSQVTIENDENGNPLRIDAIVLSTQHDDGISQEEIRREVKANLIEKVIPGNLLDADTKMFINPTGKFVIGGPHGDSGLTGRKIIVDTYGGHGAHGGGAFSGKDSTKVDRSAAYAARHIAKNIVAAELAENCLVQLAYAIGVVDPVSISVNTYGTGKVSDVELADAVSRVFDCTPSGIITRFGLNRPIFRPTAAYGHFGRAEFPWEQLDYTDKISNAL
- a CDS encoding SusC/RagA family TonB-linked outer membrane protein: MGQTVTGTVVDAENNEPLIGVNIILQGTATGTTTDFDGNFSLSVPDLEGTLVFRYIGYVTQEIPLEGRTELTVRMREDTFMGSELVVVAYGIQQRSLVTGAISRIESAQIQQAAPLRVEQALQGRTAGVLVMQNSGQPGSGATVRIRGIGTTGDAEPLYVVDGMPVSGIDFLNPADIASIEVLKDASATAIYGARGANGVVMVTTNSGRPGDIQVSYNAYVGFQNPWRETDLLNAPDYMMIMNESYANDGRNIPFPDIDERIEAIGNGTNWQEEVFYYNAPLTNHSLAFSGGSETSTYVTSFSYRQQEGIVARGASNYERFTARINSDHTAGRLNYGTRVNYTRRTNRGIDPNEEFGGVMARVANIDPVTPVRNEDGSFAQSPFASQEVVNPVAAIDIINSRQQEDRLVGGAFGRFRLMDNLHIRSSFDVDLGFINNRAFTPEYDLGGNVSNATTIAFQEQVRLVTWQTSHVVQYDNSINLHDFSLLGGFELRDSRSEFLGGTRSDLSMPSFRHAWLSTGTDPDSQTNYGGLGLESIASYFTRVNYNYDGRYILEGVFRMDGSSKFGPDNRWAAFPAFSLGWVISRESFMSDFQNLSELRLRGGWGQNGSDNIGQFGFTPLITTHTGYAFGIDPVQVTGAYPGRIANTNLKWETSEQVSVGLEASFYDFKYFINLDYYQKQTKGLLLSAPIPAFIGNAAPIVNGGTVKNTGFELEAGVRDIVGNLNYDLTLTGSYNVNEITAINNEEGRLFGANVSTSMNSVAMAQVGFPIAFFWGFQTAGIFQTMEEIQNYVNAEGEMIQPNAQPGDLIFVDTNGDGQITDEDRVKIGNPYPDFTLGFNINLGWKNWDLNMFLYGAFGQDIYTGGTRRHDLNMPNWKGSVLDRWTPENTNTSHPRVTINDPNGNYARPSDFFIEDGSFVRLRNAAIGYTLPVELVNRIGARRMRLYASAQNLFTITGYSGHDPEIGSRGALDVGIDRNIYPQARTYMFGVNLDF
- a CDS encoding T9SS type A sorting domain-containing protein, with product MRLTFTFLQKLAVAVLLMASVSFASANAQGILPPDEPGMLQELPLVFNVDTDVVDWEGFTMFPFEGAGLERIENPDRTGLNTTEFVVQYKKGGAGEGGQPWAGFFYHTDEIMEITDDAVFRMKVWSPRADINAMLKFELKQFPDVGTPDMFTPITAANQWVELEWDVSGVDRTAPWDRVVVIMDLDGGAGDAGDNFTWFLDDFEFDNGSATSTERYADVPRDLQLMQNYPNPFNPTTNISFALPQSGHAQLEVFDMLGQRVAVLVNETLSAGAHTAVFDASNLSSGVYLYRLQAGNQVQTRKLTVVK